Proteins encoded in a region of the Myxococcales bacterium genome:
- the larE gene encoding ATP-dependent sacrificial sulfur transferase LarE encodes MPAESAAQKLDRLRSRVRELGSVLVCYSGGLDSALVLAVASAELGDRAIGMTAVSASLPEGERLDAERIAKKLGALHRFVASNEIVRPGYVENAPDRCFHCKTELYEIAESKRREWGLDHVVNGTNLDDLGDYRPGLEAAKNATVKSPLVEVGLHKSEVREAARLFGMDVWDKPASACLSSRIPYGTSVTVERLAQIGGLEAALKELGFRQLRVRWHDKIARIEIDLGELERLFASGVREEVVRLGKSHGFSYVTVDLGGYRQGSHNEVLVGRSLKLV; translated from the coding sequence ATGCCGGCCGAATCCGCTGCCCAAAAGCTCGATCGTTTGCGGTCGAGAGTGCGCGAGCTCGGTTCGGTCTTGGTCTGTTATTCCGGCGGCTTGGATAGCGCGCTGGTGTTGGCGGTGGCGAGCGCGGAGCTGGGTGACCGCGCCATCGGCATGACCGCGGTGAGCGCGAGCCTGCCCGAGGGTGAGCGCCTCGACGCCGAGCGGATCGCCAAGAAGCTCGGCGCGCTGCACCGCTTCGTTGCATCGAACGAGATCGTACGACCCGGTTACGTCGAGAACGCGCCCGATCGTTGTTTCCACTGCAAGACCGAGCTGTATGAAATAGCGGAGTCGAAGCGCCGCGAGTGGGGACTCGACCACGTCGTCAACGGGACCAACCTGGACGACCTCGGCGACTATCGACCTGGGCTCGAGGCGGCGAAGAACGCCACGGTCAAGAGCCCACTGGTCGAGGTCGGTCTTCACAAGTCCGAGGTGCGAGAGGCGGCGCGACTGTTTGGCATGGACGTATGGGACAAGCCGGCCTCCGCCTGTTTGTCGAGCCGCATCCCGTACGGCACGAGCGTGACGGTAGAACGCCTGGCGCAGATCGGCGGACTGGAGGCCGCGCTCAAGGAGCTCGGGTTTCGCCAGCTGAGGGTGCGCTGGCACGACAAGATTGCGCGCATCGAGATCGACCTCGGCGAGCTCGAACGCCTGTTCGCGAGCGGGGTCCGCGAGGAAGTCGTACGCCTCGGCAAGAGCCACGGCTTCAGCTACGTGACCGTGGACCTCGGGGGATACCGTCAGGGCTCTCACAACGAGGTTCTGGTCGGACGCTCGCTGAAGCTGGTCTGA
- the pnp gene encoding polyribonucleotide nucleotidyltransferase, giving the protein MYVRESVTIGGRQLTLETGRLAKLAHGSILVTYGESMVLVTAVSSEERPGLDFFPLTCDYIEKTYAAGKIPGGFFKREARQRDYEILSSRLMDRPLRPLFPEGYKKDTQIIATVLSADRENPTDVLALTGASAALTISDIPWDGPVCGIRVSRVEGELVVYPTFEQIAAADLDLIVAVTKDAIVMVEGGADEASESDLIDALMFAHREGQKVLELIEKIRAAVGKPKREFTVAKLDAAIKTRIAQMVDADLVTACVIKEKKKRYDRYSELKKAMAETLKAEQGAEKWPSLEKLVKEEFEERKYTVVRKMVTEERRRIDGRDERTIRPISCDVGLLPRVHGSALFQRGETQAIVTATLGTSTDEQKIDALTGESWKPFMLHYNFPPFSTGETKPMRGPGRREIGHGALAERAVTRMLPNHEKFPYTIRIVSETLESNGSSSMAAVCGATLSMMDCGVPIKKPVAGIAMGLIKEGDKIAILSDILGDEDHLGDMDFKVCGTDRGVTAIQMDIKIAGLERSILEKALDQAREGRLHILGKMLATLAEPRAEINKWAPRITTLKVKPDQIRIIIGPGGKTIKGIIDQTGVAIDVEDDGTVNVASSDSDAVLKALEIIKGLTAEAEVGQIYKGTVTRIVDFGAFVEILPNKEALLHVSEIAHERVEMPGDVLKEGEVIDVKVISIDREGKTRLTRRELLPFPEGEEGDAARERIQRAREAGPPSRDRGGRPPRGGDRGGPRRDRNDRPRSPR; this is encoded by the coding sequence ATGTACGTACGTGAATCCGTCACCATCGGTGGCCGTCAGCTCACTTTGGAAACGGGCCGCCTGGCCAAGCTCGCCCACGGTTCCATCCTCGTCACCTACGGCGAGAGCATGGTGCTCGTCACCGCCGTCTCCAGCGAGGAGCGCCCGGGGCTCGACTTCTTCCCGTTGACCTGTGACTACATCGAGAAGACCTACGCCGCGGGCAAGATCCCGGGCGGGTTCTTCAAGCGCGAGGCGCGCCAGCGCGACTACGAGATCCTCTCGAGCCGCTTGATGGACCGCCCGCTGCGCCCGCTCTTCCCCGAGGGCTACAAGAAGGACACGCAGATCATCGCCACGGTGCTGTCGGCGGATCGCGAGAATCCCACGGACGTGCTCGCGCTCACCGGCGCAAGCGCCGCCTTGACCATCTCCGACATCCCCTGGGACGGCCCGGTGTGTGGCATCCGCGTCAGCCGGGTGGAGGGTGAGCTCGTCGTCTACCCGACCTTCGAGCAGATCGCGGCCGCGGATCTCGACCTGATCGTGGCGGTCACGAAGGACGCCATCGTGATGGTGGAGGGTGGCGCCGACGAGGCGAGTGAGTCCGATCTGATCGACGCGCTGATGTTTGCGCACCGTGAGGGGCAGAAGGTCCTCGAGCTGATCGAGAAGATCCGAGCCGCGGTGGGCAAACCCAAGCGCGAGTTCACGGTCGCCAAGCTCGACGCAGCCATCAAGACCCGCATCGCCCAGATGGTGGACGCGGATCTGGTCACGGCCTGCGTGATCAAGGAAAAGAAGAAGCGCTACGACCGCTACAGTGAGCTCAAGAAGGCCATGGCGGAGACGCTGAAGGCCGAGCAAGGCGCCGAGAAGTGGCCGTCGCTGGAGAAGCTGGTCAAGGAAGAGTTCGAGGAGCGCAAATACACCGTGGTGCGCAAGATGGTGACCGAGGAGCGGCGCCGCATCGACGGCCGCGACGAGCGCACCATCCGTCCGATCTCCTGCGACGTGGGCCTCTTGCCGCGTGTGCACGGCTCGGCGCTGTTCCAGCGCGGTGAAACCCAGGCCATCGTGACCGCGACCCTGGGCACCTCGACCGACGAGCAGAAGATCGACGCGCTCACGGGTGAGTCGTGGAAGCCGTTCATGCTCCACTACAACTTCCCGCCCTTCAGCACCGGCGAGACCAAGCCCATGCGCGGCCCCGGGCGGCGCGAGATCGGTCACGGCGCCCTCGCCGAGCGTGCGGTCACCCGCATGCTGCCGAATCACGAGAAGTTCCCGTACACCATCCGCATCGTCAGTGAGACCCTCGAGTCGAATGGCTCGAGCTCGATGGCTGCGGTGTGTGGCGCAACCCTCTCGATGATGGACTGCGGCGTTCCGATCAAGAAGCCGGTTGCCGGCATCGCCATGGGGTTGATCAAGGAGGGCGACAAGATCGCCATCTTGAGCGACATCCTGGGCGACGAGGATCACCTCGGCGACATGGACTTCAAGGTCTGTGGTACCGACCGAGGTGTCACCGCCATCCAGATGGACATCAAGATCGCAGGTCTGGAGCGCTCGATTCTGGAGAAGGCCCTCGACCAGGCGCGCGAAGGCCGCCTGCACATCCTTGGCAAGATGCTGGCCACGCTGGCCGAGCCCCGCGCCGAGATCAACAAGTGGGCGCCGCGCATCACGACCCTCAAGGTCAAGCCGGACCAGATCCGCATCATCATCGGACCGGGTGGCAAGACCATCAAGGGCATCATCGATCAGACGGGCGTTGCCATCGACGTGGAAGACGACGGCACCGTCAACGTGGCCAGCTCGGACTCCGACGCCGTGCTCAAGGCGCTGGAGATCATCAAGGGCCTGACCGCGGAGGCCGAGGTGGGTCAGATCTACAAGGGCACCGTGACGCGCATCGTCGACTTCGGTGCGTTCGTCGAGATCCTGCCGAACAAGGAGGCCCTCTTGCACGTGTCCGAGATCGCGCACGAGCGAGTGGAGATGCCGGGCGACGTCCTCAAGGAGGGCGAGGTCATCGACGTCAAGGTCATCAGCATCGATCGCGAGGGCAAGACGCGGCTCACCCGCCGAGAGCTCTTGCCGTTCCCGGAGGGTGAAGAGGGCGACGCGGCTCGTGAGCGCATTCAGCGCGCACGAGAGGCCGGCCCGCCGTCGCGGGATCGCGGTGGCCGCCCGCCGCGGGGTGGGGATCGCGGCGGTCCGCGCCGTGATCGGAACGATCGCCCGCGTTCACCTCGCTGA
- the rpsO gene encoding 30S ribosomal protein S15 codes for MPLEPGAKTRVITNFRLHDSDTGSPEVQIALLSQRIEQLTGHFKTHKKDHHSRRGLLMLVGQRRRLLDYLKQSNVDRYRKVVSSLNLRK; via the coding sequence ATGCCGCTAGAGCCCGGCGCGAAAACGCGCGTCATCACCAACTTCCGGCTCCACGATTCGGACACTGGCTCGCCGGAGGTGCAGATCGCACTCCTGAGTCAGCGCATCGAGCAACTCACGGGCCACTTCAAGACACACAAGAAGGATCATCACAGCCGTCGTGGTCTGCTGATGCTCGTCGGTCAACGCCGCCGTTTGCTCGACTACTTGAAGCAGTCGAACGTCGATCGTTACCGCAAGGTCGTTTCGTCGCTGAACTTGCGCAAGTGA
- a CDS encoding SDR family NAD(P)-dependent oxidoreductase, with product MKPMDFRGRWVLVTGASSGLGQEMARQLARDYGANIVAVARRADRLEALKQELEPSGVKVLPLTADLQNLDDVDRVVKTATDGEALYGAVLNAGITHFGDWHELGWDGFQRMLATNVTSVVRFTTQLLPYLEQKNDGGGVMLVSSMAGLSPVPFQAAYSGTKAFLVHYGCSLYHELQGRNVSITTFAPGGIATEMTEGERFNSLRNWLMPVDRCARSGLEGFRQRKYLHVPGVVYKLLAALSNVAPEPFASSRVAAEYRASLEAIRRENGAS from the coding sequence ATGAAACCGATGGATTTTCGGGGGCGGTGGGTGCTGGTGACGGGTGCGTCGTCGGGACTGGGTCAAGAAATGGCGCGGCAGTTGGCGCGGGACTACGGCGCCAACATCGTCGCGGTCGCGCGGCGTGCCGATCGGCTCGAGGCGCTCAAACAGGAGCTCGAGCCCTCGGGCGTCAAGGTCCTTCCGCTCACTGCCGATCTCCAGAACCTGGACGACGTCGACCGTGTCGTGAAGACCGCCACCGACGGCGAGGCGTTGTACGGGGCCGTGCTGAACGCGGGCATCACCCACTTCGGCGACTGGCACGAGCTTGGGTGGGATGGATTTCAGCGCATGTTGGCCACGAACGTCACCAGCGTCGTGCGCTTCACCACTCAGCTCCTGCCGTATCTGGAACAGAAGAATGACGGGGGCGGCGTGATGCTCGTCTCGAGCATGGCGGGCCTGTCCCCGGTGCCGTTTCAAGCGGCGTACTCGGGCACCAAGGCGTTCCTGGTCCACTACGGCTGCAGCCTGTACCACGAGCTTCAAGGGCGAAACGTCTCGATCACGACGTTTGCGCCGGGTGGTATCGCCACCGAGATGACCGAAGGCGAGCGCTTCAACTCGCTGCGCAACTGGCTGATGCCGGTGGACCGCTGCGCGCGCTCGGGCCTCGAAGGGTTCCGGCAGCGCAAGTACCTGCACGTCCCGGGCGTGGTCTACAAACTCCTGGCGGCACTCTCGAACGTGGCGCCGGAGCCTTTTGCGTCGTCGCGAGTAGCGGCCGAGTACCGGGCTTCACTCGAGGCGATTCGGCGCGAGAACGGCGCGAGCTGA